In Leishmania mexicana MHOM/GT/2001/U1103 complete genome, chromosome 24, a genomic segment contains:
- a CDS encoding malic enzyme produces MSLGNDLQTKMASHVHSHGTHVLTNRYLNRGTAFTTEQRKKLGILGALPPTVETLEMQIERAWTQLCRYDKPINRYHHLVSIHATNTTLYYALVLAHIEDLLPIIYTPTVGEACQNFSNYWVRERGMYLSKYLKSHFSEVMKESLYDNVDVIVITDGSRILGLGDLGANGIGISIGKCSLYVAGAGLHPSRVLPVVMDVGTNTERYLNDPEYLGTREKRLDDDLFYSLLDEFMEAVKETWPSAVVQFEDFSNNHCFDMLERYQKKYRCFNDDIQGTGAVIAAGFLNAVKKSGLGPLEQRIVVFGAGSAAVGVAKNIAQLASRMYNVDIAEVLKTFYLVDTKGLVSDTRGDKLAAHKALLSRKDISAEDSQNLKSLEDVVQFVKPTALLGLGGVGPVFTEAIVKSVAANAARPIIFPLSNPTSKAEVMPDDAYRWTNGAAIIASGSPFPPSTINGKTIKPSQGNNLYVFPGVGLGCALVQPSYISDDLLVAASACLNLLTTPEQMEAEQLYPPLGDIHNISAHIATEVIMEAQRLGIDGNKDLPREKDAILAVIKTSQWVPHYPAELDASLL; encoded by the coding sequence ATGTCCCTCGGAAACGATCTGCAGACCAAGATGGCGTCGCACGTGCACTCGCACGGTACACATGTCCTGACGAACCGCTACCTGAACCGTGGCACCGCCTTCACGACAGAGCAGCGTAAGAAGCTTGGCATCCTTGGTGCCCTGCCGCCCACCGTTGAGACCCTCGAGATGCAGATTGAGCGTGCCTGGACGCAGCTGTGCCGCTATGACAAGCCCATCAATCGTTACCACCATCTGGTCAGCATCCATGCCACGAACACAACGCTCTATTATGCCCTCGTGCTCGCCCACATCGAGGACCTGCTCCCCATCATCTACACGCCGACCGTCGGTGAGGCCTGCCAGAACTTCAGCAACTACTGGGTGCGTGAGCGCGGCATGTATTTGAGCAAGTACCTCAAGAGTCACTTCTCTGAGGTGATGAAAGAGTCCCTGTACGACAACGTCGACGTCATCGTGATCACTGATGGCTCCCGCATTCTCGGACTGGGCGACCTCGGCGCCAACGGCATCGGCATCAGCATCGGCAAGTGCTCCCTGtacgtcgccggcgccggcctGCATCCGAGCCGCGTGCTACCGGTCGTCATGGACGTTGGCACAAACACGGAGCGGTATCTGAACGATCCCGAGTACCTCGGCACCCGCGAGAAGCGCCTCGATGACGATCTGTTCTACAGCCTGCTGGATGAGTTTATGGAAGCTGTGAAGGAGACCTGGCCCTCCGCTGTCGTGCAGTTCGAGGACTTCAGCAACAACCACTGCTTCGACATGCTGGAGCGCTACCAAAAGAAGTACCGCTGCTTCAACGACGACATCCagggcaccggcgccgtcatcgctgctggCTTCCTGAACGCTGTCAAGAAGTCCGGGCTTGGCCCGCTGGAACAGCGCATCGTCGTCTTCGGCGCCggctccgctgccgtcggtGTGGCGAAAAACATCGCTCAGCTGGCCTCTCGCATGTACAACGTGGACATTGCTGAGGTTCTGAAGACGTTCTACCTGGTCGACACGAAGGGCTTGGTGAGTGACACCCGCGGTGACAAGCTGGCGGCTCACAAGGCACTGCTGTCGCGCAAGGACATCTCGGCCGAGGACAGCCAGAACCTGAAGTCGCTCGAGGACGTGGTGCAGTTCGTGAAGCCGACAGCCCTCCTTGGCCTGGGCGGGGTCGGTCCTGTGTTCACGGAGGCGATAGTGAAGAgcgtcgccgccaacgctgcCCGCCCGATCATCTTTCCACTGTCGAACCCCACGAGCAAGGCGGAGGTTATGCCAGATGATGCGTACCGCTGGACCAACGGTGCAGCTATCATCGCCTCCGGCAGCCCCTTTCCGCCCTCGACTATCAACGGCAAGACCATCAAGCCGTCGCAGGGCAACAACCTGTACGTCTTCCCAGGCGTCGGCCTTGGCTGCGCGCTGGTCCAGCCGTCCTACATCTCGGACGACCTCCTTGTGGCTGCCTCGGCGTGCCTGAACCTGCTCACGACGCCCGAGcagatggaggcggagcagctgtACCCGCCGCTGGGTGACATCCATAACATCTCTGCCCACATCGCCACCGAGGTTATCATGGAGGCTCAGCGCCTCGGGATCGACGGAAACAAGGACCTGCCGCGGGAGAAGGATGCTATTCTGGCGGTCATAAAAACATCTCAGTGGGTGCCGCACTACCCGGCAGAGCTGGACGCCAGCCTCCTGTGA
- a CDS encoding putative malic enzyme — translation MFAKSLVHLIDVSKRPVRGVDYLRNRFTNKGTAFTAAERSHMNVEGLLPPSVETLDDQVERYWDQLNRFNEPINRYQLLRNVQNTNVTLYYAILTRYLKQTLPIVYTPTVGEACQRYGDLYQKDHGLYLDIASKGKVRQMIQNLRKTNVDIIVITDGSRILGLGDLGANGIGISIGKCSLYVAAGGVKPSRVLPVVMDVGTNNLELRNNPLYLGLRKPRCGDAAFYALLDEFMEAVKETWPSAVVQFEDFSNNHCFDMLERYQKKYRCFNDDIQGTGAVIAAGFHTAVKLSKIPMAQQRIVFFGAGSAATGVAESIADLAAEAGVKKEDIKKNTFFVDSMGMVATNRGDKLAKHKLGWARTDIPDADIASLKTLEDVVRYVRPTALIGLGATANVFSREIVEFLHSCCAHPIIFPLSNPSSKAEIVPANAYKWTNGDAIVASGSPFPETVVSGRTLQPSQGNNLYIFPGVGLGCCIAQPPYIPQEVLVAAAACLSTLATPDDLARGQLYPPIEEVPRVSREVAVACIQKLQEMGLAKADLPDNRPDLMRMVKTAFWEPRYLPENYYLEKDFIS, via the coding sequence ATGTTTGCCAAGTCGCTGGTTCATCTGATCGACGTGTCGAAGCGCCCAGTGCGCGGGGTCGATTACCTGCGCAACCGCTTCACCAATAAAGGCACAGCCTTCACCGCTGCAGAGCGGTCGCACATGAACGTGGaggggctgctgccgccttctGTCGAGACCCTCGATGATCAGGTGGAGCGGTACTGGGATCAGCTGAACCGCTTCAACGAGCCGATCAACCGCtaccagctgctgcgcaacgtGCAGAACACGAATGTCACCCTCTACTACGCCATCTTGACGCGGTACCTGAAGCAGACACTGCCGATCGTGTACACGCCAACCGTCGGCGAGGCCTGCCAGCGCTACGGTGACCTCTATCAAAAAGACCACGGACTGTACCTCGACATCGCTAGCAAGGGCAAGGTGAGGCAGATGATTCAGAACCTTCGCAAGACAAACGTCGACATCATCGTGATCACCGATGGCTCCCGCATTCTCGGACTGGGCGACCTCGGCGCCAACGGCATCGGCATCAGCATCGGCAAGTGCTCCCTGTACGTCGCTGCGGGTGGCGTGAAGCCGAGCCGCGTGCTACCGGTCGTCATGGACGTTGGCACAAACAACCTCGAGCTCCGCAACAACCCGCTTTACCTCGGCTTGCGCaagccgcgctgcggcgatgccgccTTTTACGCTCTGCTGGATGAGTTTATGGAAGCTGTGAAGGAGACCTGGCCCTCCGCTGTCGTGCAGTTCGAGGACTTCAGCAACAACCACTGCTTCGACATGCTGGAGCGCTACCAAAAGAAGTACCGCTGCTTCAACGACGACATCCagggcaccggcgccgtcatcgctgctggCTTCCACACGGCGGTGAAGCTGAGCAAGATCccgatggcgcagcagcgcatcgtcTTCTTCGGCGCCGGCTCCGCTGCGACCGGTGTGGCGGAGAGCATCGCCGACCTCGCCGCTGAGGCCGGGGTGAAGAAAGAGGACATCAAGAAGAACACCTTCTTCGTCGACTCGATGGGCATGGTGGCCACCAACCGCGGTGACAAGCTGGCCAAGCACAAGCTGGGATGGGCCCGCACCGACATCCCTGACGCAGATATTGCAAGCCTCAAGACCCTCGAGGACGTTGTGCGCTACGTGCGGCCGACCGCGCTCATCGGTCTCGGCGCCACAGCCAACGTCTTTTCGCGGGAAATTGTGGAGTTTCTGCACTCGTGCTGCGCACACCCGATCATCTTCCCGCTGTCGAATCCGTCCAGCAAAGCCGAAATTGTGCCGGCGAACGCATACAAGTGGACGAACGGCGATGCCATCGTGGCCTCCGGCAGCCCCTTCCCCGAGACGGTCGTCAGCGGCCGCACGCTGCAACCGTCGCAGGGCAACAACCTGTACATCTTCCCCGGGGTGGGTCTCGGCTGCTGCATTGCTCAGCCGCCTTACATCccgcaggaggtgctggtggcggccgctgcctgcCTGAGCACGCTGGCCACGCCGGACGACCTCGCCAGGGGGCAGCTGTACCCGCCTATTGAAGAGGTGCCCCGCGTGTCGCGTGAGGTGGCCGTGGCGTGTATTCAGAAGCTACAGGAGATGGGGCTGGCCAAGGCGGATCTCCCAGACAACCGCCCAGACCTGATGAGGATGGTGAAGACAGCTTTCTGGGAGCCACGCTACTTGCCCGAGAACTACTACCTGGAGAAGGACTTTATTTCCtga
- a CDS encoding DNA repair and recombination protein RAD54,putative has protein sequence MRKSAAGSGFANGTFRPPTTSGEDKPAERKLSTHPLLPATLAAAVPRFMTGWRALSNASFKAPGSGDASHISDDPVDLPGPTVTCVTSTGARREVMYPTVTPHSVGSTAHNDLLAYRLARRSQIDYHQPESAAKAMAARALQAAAAARGKTDEDSEGSGSQGGDTAKMLKVEAGTGGVKAAPGASGPAAGDTAAAASEGHETAAAANEDAIPADKVVSRYPVSPYGKLYFQVETDGATRHESVGIVIIDTELLGVMMYDRVGRQYGNRPDPGYPIKQEEVDNAKAGSVLKVGTKNVLLITALTEEAFRSGEFFLRSEHDLRVKEDKAKAKAEAVAAEEAKARKPGMSFGNSLSNSSAFASILFRRRPKDGETGFVVPVAGRPKMGKNGIIMDELQPLHDPDREKAVVLFRADYKRDVHGRRQVSVVVDPIIGDKLRPHQIIGVKFLFDCITGERMLGYHGAILADEMGLGKTIQTVATIYTCLKQGKHGHPTARKCLVVTPSSLVKNWCNEFDKWLGEGAVRHFAISESTPKGDRIISRFDGDGDVLVISYDQLRKYIDRLSGLRSVELVVCDEGHRLKNAEVKTTKAVDMLPTRNRVILSGTPIQNDLSEFHAMVNFVNPGILGNRDLFARVFEEPVSLGRDPECPDHLKSLGRDRAHYLSMLTQRFILRRTQSINESYLPPKVDVTVFVRLGEKQELAYQKLADVVESAECTPLVLISALRKLCNHMDLFHDAVHLSHQIGNSAGASAQQQQQQQQQQQAGRRRGRSSAAGESKGIPLSVLPKGFKPGSLNMDCGSKMHFVSLVLDELKRNGEHDKLVIVSNFTQTLDIIAALCNSKQIAYFQLDGSTPIKKRQQLVDYFNVPGSQEVVFLLSSKAGGVGLNLIGANRLILFDPDWNPANDAQAMGRVWRDGQKKRVFIYRLLSTGTIEEKIYQRQVSKQGLSANVVDMQEDSKQHFTLEELKSLFKYKADTLCDTHDLLGCTSCEAVESLTASSRGKQAEELKMQFRKVGQPKKKSGPRMDELKAWRHISAVDSFNLDSVTRAVAQHAPFLLSFLFADERDNTKMAGPVVSTRVKVDKPAFEEDEETITCASQAAMQQQESEMEIEVIDSDDDEEEAELESSEEVSD, from the coding sequence ATGCGCAAGTCAGCGGCAGGTAGCGGCTTTGCCAACGGCACGTTCCGCCCTCCCACAACGAGTGGTGAGGATAAGCCGGCGGAGCGCAAGCTCAGCACGCACCCACTACTGCCTGCCACCTTGGCTGCCGCCGTTCCGCGCTTCATGACCGGTTGGCGGGCCCTCAGCAACGCCAGCTTCAAGGCACCCGGCTCAGGGGATGCCAGCCACATCAGTGACGACCCCGTGGATCTGCCTGGCCCAACTGTGACCTGTGTCACCTCCACTGGCGCTCGGCGCGAGGTGATGTACCCCACCGTTACCCCACACAGCGTGGGCAGTACAGCACACAATGACCTTCTGGCTTACCGGCTGGCACGGCGCAGCCAGATAGACTACCACCAGCCGGAGTCCGCCGCCAAAGCGATGGCCGCGCGGGCCCTCcaagctgccgcggcagcgcgagggAAGACGGACGAGGACTCTGAGGGCAGCGGGAGCCAGGGAGGCGACACTGCAAAGATGCTAAAGGTGGAGGCCGGCACTGGAGGCGTGAAGGCGGCTCCTGGTGCATCAGGGCCTGCCGCAGGTGAcactgccgcggcagccagCGAGGGCCATgagaccgccgccgccgcgaacGAGGACGCTATCCCAGCGGACAAGGTGGTGAGCCGCTACCCCGTCAGCCCCTATGGCAAGCTGTACTTCCAGGTCGAGACGGACGGTGCTACGCGGCATGAATCTGTCGGCATCGTCATCATCGATACAGAGTTGCTGGGGGTTATGATGTACGACCGCGTGGGGCGGCAGTACGGCAACCGGCCCGACCCCGGCTACCCGATCAAGCAGGAGGAAGTGGACAATGCCAAGGCGGGCAGCGTCTTGAAGGTGGGCACAAAGAATGTGCTGCTCATCACGGCGCTCACCGAGGAGGCGTTCCGCAGCGGCGAGTTCTTCTTGCGCTCCGAGCATGACCTCCGCGTGAAGGAGGACAAGGCCAAGGCCAAGGCCGAGGCCGtggccgccgaggaggcaAAGGCGCGGAAGCCCGGGATGAGCTTCGGCAACTCGctcagcaacagcagcgccttcgcctccatcctattccgccgccgccccaaGGATGGGGAGACGGGCTTCGTCGTCCCCGTAGCCGGGCGTCCAAAGATGGGCAAGAACGGCATCATCATGGACGAGCTGCAACCGCTGCACGACCCGGACcgcgagaaggcggtggtgctgttcCGCGCCGACTACAAGCGCGACGTGCACGGCCGTCGGCAAGTCTCCGTCGTTGTGGACCCGATAATTGGCGACAAGCTGCGGCCGCACCAAATCATTGGTGTAAAGTTTCTCTTCGACTGCATCACGGGCGAGCGCATGCTCGGCTACCACGGCGCCATCTTGGCCGATGAGATGGGCTTGGGTAAGACGATCCAGACGGTGGCCACCATCTACACCTGTTTGAAGCAAGGCAAGCACGGCCACCCGACGGCCCGCAAGTGCCTCGTCGTGACGCCGTCTTCGCTGGTGAAGAACTGGTGCAACGAGTTCGACAAATGGCTGGGCGAAGGGGCAGTGAGGCATTTCGCCATCTCCGAGTCGACTCCGAAGGGGGACCGCATTATTTCCCGCttcgacggcgatggcgacgtcCTCGTCATCTCGTACGACCAGCTGCGCAAGTATATCGACCGCCTCTCGGGGCTGCGCTCTGTCGAACTGGTCGTCTGCGACGAGGGCCACCGCCTCAAGAACGCGGAGGTGAAGACGACAAAGGCGGTGGACATGCTGCCGACGCGCAACCGCGTCATTCTCTCCGGTACCCCCATCCAGAACGACCTCTCCGAGTTCCACGCCATGGTCAACTTCGTCAACCCCGGCATCCTCGGCAACCGTGACCTCTTCGCACGCGTCTTCGAGGAGCCCGTCTCCCTTGGCCGTGACCCGGAATGCCCAGACCACCTCAAATCTCTTGGCCGCGATCGCGCGCATTACCTCTCGATGCTGACGCAGCGCTTTATCCTTCGCCGCACGCAGTCCATCAATGAGTCCTACCTGCCGCCCAAGGTGGACGTCACCGTCTTCGTGCGGCTgggagagaagcaggagCTCGCCTATCAGAAGCTGGCCGACGTGGTCGAGTCTGCGGAGTGCACGCCGCTGGTGCTTATCTCCGCCCTGCGGAAGCTGTGCAACCACATGGACCTCTTCCACGACGCGGTGCATCTGTCTCATCAAATTGGCAACTCGGCAGGTGcgtcggcgcagcagcagcagcagcagcaacagcaacagcaggctgggcgccgtcgcggccgcagcagcgctgcaggtgaaTCGAAAGGCATCCCCCTCTCTGTACTACCGAAGGGGTTTAAGCCGGGTAGCTTGAACATGGACTGCGGCAGCAAGATGCACTTTGTCTCCCTCGTGCTCGACGAGCTGAAGCGAAACGGCGAGCACGACAAGCTCGTCATTGTGTCGAACTTCACGCAAACACTCGACATCATTGCGGCGCTGTGTAACTCGAAGCAGATCGCGTACTTCCAGCTTGATGGCAGCACGCCTATCAAgaagcgccagcagctggtggACTACTTCAACGTGCCCGGCTCGCAGGAGGTCGTGTTTCTGCTCTCCTCGAAGGCCGGCGGTGTCGGGCTGAACCTGATCGGTGCGAACCGGCTGATCCTCTTCGACCCTGACTGGAACCCCGCAAACGATGCACAGGCGATGGGCCGCGTGTGGCGTGATGGCCAGAAGAAGCGCGTCTTCATCTACCGCCTGCTCAGCACCGGCACCATCGAAGAGAAAATCTACCAGCGGCAAGTGAGCAAGCAAGGCTTGTCGGCGAACGTGGTGGATATGCAGGAGGATTCGAAGCAGCACTTCACACTGGAGGAGCTCAAGTCCCTCTTCAAATACAAGGCCGACACGCTGTGCGACACCCACGACCTGCTGGGCTGCACATCCTGCGAGGCCGTCGAGTCCTTGACCGCGAGCAGCCGCGGCAAGCAAGCAGAGGAGCTCAAGATGCAGTTCCGCAAGGTGGGCCAGCCAAAGAAGAAGAGTGGGCCACGCATGGATGAGTTGAAGGCGTGGCGCCACATCAGCGCCGTTGACTCTTTCAACCTTGACAGCGTTAcccgcgccgtggcgcagcacgcgccatTCCTCCTATCCTTTCTCTTCGCTGACGAGCGCGATAACACCAAGATGGCCGGGCCCGTGGTGTCGACCCGCGTGAAGGTCGACAAGCCCGCCTttgaggaggacgaggaaaCGATCACGTGTGCCAGCCAAGCCgccatgcagcagcaggagagcgAGATGGAGATCGAGGTGAtcgacagcgacgatgacgaggaagaggcggagctcGAATCGTCCGAAGAGGTCAGTGATTAG